One window of the Trifolium pratense cultivar HEN17-A07 linkage group LG2, ARS_RC_1.1, whole genome shotgun sequence genome contains the following:
- the LOC123904483 gene encoding uncharacterized protein LOC123904483, with protein sequence MNTDSINHANSNQGVVSLNTVTPYHGAYGYQYNEFNNMIQLPVSLNFDARNFLVPLQDIPKTDEVINDADQSIVRQQATMTEVDYGSISNGCAAVEDEVKETQEEEAIQDYLILKL encoded by the coding sequence ATGAACACAGATTCAATAAATCATGCAAATAGTAACCAAGGGGTGGTAAGCCTAAACACCGTGACTCCATACCATGGGGCGTATGGATATCAATATAATGAATTTAACAATATGATTCAGCTTCCAGTGTCATTAAATTTTGATGCAAGGAAttttcttgttccattgcagGATATTCCAAAGACAGATGAAGTGATCAATGATGCTGATCAAAGCATTGTGAGGCAACAAGCTACTATGACTGAGGTTGACTATGGTTCCATTTCAAATGGGTGTGCTGCTGTTGAGGATGAAGTAAAAGAGACTCAGGAGGAGGAAGCAATCCAAGATTATTTGATCCTTAAGCTTTGA